The Theropithecus gelada isolate Dixy chromosome X, Tgel_1.0, whole genome shotgun sequence genome includes a window with the following:
- the LOC112615534 gene encoding putative elongation factor 1-alpha-like 3 yields the protein MDSTEPPYSQKRYEEIIKEVSTYIKKIGYNPDTVAFMPISGRNDDNMLEPSANVPWFKGWKVTCTDGNASGTTLLEALDYILPPSRPTDKPLRLPLQDVHKIGDIGTVPVGQVKTGVLKPGMVVTFVAVDVTTEIKSVERHQEALSEMNFIPGNNVGFNVKNVSVKDVRSGNIAGDSKNGPPMKAAGITAQVIILNHPGQISAGYAPVLDCHMAHIACKFAELKEKTDHLSGKQLEDGSKFLKSGDAAIIDMVPGNLVCIKSFSDYPPLGHFAVCDVRQTVGVGVIKAVNQKAAGAGKVTKSAQKAQKAK from the exons ATGGATTCCACTGAGCCACCCTACAGCCAGAAGAGATACGAGGAAATCATTAAGGAAGTCAGCACTTACATTAAGAAAATTGGCTACAACCCCGACACAGTAGCATTTATGCCAATTTCTGGTCGGAATGATGACAACATGCTGGAGCCAAGTGCTAACGTGCCTTGGTTCAAGGGATGGAAAGTCACCTGTACAGATGGCAATGCCAGTGGAACCACACTGCTTGAGGCTCTGGACTACATCCTACCACCATCTCGTCCAACTGACAAGCCCTTGCGCCTGCCTCTCCAGGATGTCCACAAAATTGGTGATATTGGTACTGTACCTGTTGGTCAAGTGAAGACTGGTGTTCTCAAACCCGGTATGGTAGTCACCTTTGTTGCAGTCGATGTTACAACTGAAATAAAGTCTGTTGAAAGGCACCAGGAAGCTTTGAGTGAAATGAA CTTTATTCCTGGGAACAATGTGGGCTTCAATGTCAAGAATGTGTCTGTCAAGGATGTTCGTTCTGGCAACATTGCTGGTGACAGCAAAAATGGCCCACCAATGAAAGCAGCCGGCATCACTGCTCAGGTGATTATCCTGAACCATCCAGGGCAAATCAGTGCTGGCTATGCCCCTGTACTGGATTGCCACATGGCTCACATTGCATGCAAGTTTGCTGAGCTGAAGGAAAAGACTGATCACCTTTCTGGTAAGCAGCTGGAAGATGGCTCTAAATTCTTGAAGTCTGGTGATGCTGCCATCATTGATATGGTTCCTGGCAACCTCGTGTGTATTAAAAGCTTCTCAGACTATCCTCCTCTGGGTCACTTTGCTGTTTGTGATGTGAGACAGACAGTTGGTGTGGGTGTCATCAAAGCAGTGAACCAGAAGGCTGCTGGAGCTGGCAAGGTCACCAAGTCTGCCCAGAAAGCTCAGAAGGCTAAATGA